Within the Aspergillus luchuensis IFO 4308 DNA, chromosome 5, nearly complete sequence genome, the region AGGCGCAGTACATCGAGCTGATGCCTCCTGATGTTCATGTTCAAAGAGTGCTAAGACTCTACCAggagaataaaaagattGAATTAGGGAAATCCCATCTATAACTATAACTCGCGTCTAGAGCACTCTGATATAAAGAGAACGCCCCACTTAGTCTCAGAAGTCGGTTTCCAACCAAGTCTATACTACATGTCGACACAAAAGTCCTACGATATGGGGAGTTCACAGTCCGAAGAGTCTGGAGCGAAAGCTCCCACTCATATCGACTATAAACTAGAAAACATTATTGCGGGGGCGCTAGATGATGGTGGAGTGCCCAACGTGTTCTGCGGTCACGGGCTAATGAGCGTCTATGGACTTGTGCAGGAGCAGAAGGTAAGATGACGATTTTTCATTCCAGCCCAAATACAGTAAAGTCAAGACTAACTACTTCCAGAGTTCCACCTGGGTAATCCCCAACTTCTACATCGCAGAAGCAGACTCCCTTCTCCAAGAGGCCGGTTTCCACAGTTGCCATAGGTCTTACTGCGAGGGATACCGGCCCAACAAGAGGCCTTTTGCACCGGCATATCACTACCATGTCCAACCGCGGCTGAACAGACCGTACAATCACGTCGTGCTCTTATATAAGATGAACGACCTGTTTATTGACCTGGCGCCGGTTCCCACGCGATTACCACCATTGGATGATCCGGACTATATGCTAGTTGATGATCCTCGGCTACCAGACTACAATGATGAAGCTGGAAATGGTCGTTGGCAGTCTATTCGTTCGATCAAAATTCCAAAGCCAGCCCGGTTCATTGACGCTGTAGTCCTTCTTATGGTGAGAGAGTGGCCTCAGGACCCTACGTCTTCTATCTGGTATGGATACTTGAGTGAGCTGCTGGATCATATCAATGAAAGCGGGGACTATGAGCTTGTTCCGAGTTGGGATGTGTTGGGAGATGTAGCGCGTGGCTTTGTGAAGTTTTATTTCGACggggagacgaagaagagtcCGTGTGAGGTgaagaattatatatctagattacGGGATGACATGATCGAGAAGACGAAGCTATCTTTACTTCTCATggcagatgaagatgaatgaTAACCATGAGGGATTCTTTCATAATAAAGTGGACCATATTCTTTCCTTTGAGATGTGTGTATGTTATAGAGTTCCATTGTGAAGGGAATTGGGGTGTTCGGGCCGTATGGCTGTATGGGCATACATCTTCGTCTGAGGCACCCTACCCGGTATATTGCATAATGTGGACAAGTCATTTGAAAATTTTTGATTGTAGTAGagctaataattattagatgTGTCATATATCCGTTGATCTAAGTTCTGGTTGATCTAAGTTCTGCTTGACTGGAGCCTGCAGTCAATTATATAACCTCACCTGTCTAAATCCATATCCGAGAGTATACGATCGGTGATAGCCATGTGTTCATAGTTGCATTATACGAGTGTACAAGGTCAAAGGTCAACAATGAACCCGCTAATATCCCGTTACAAAGAAGTTTCCCAGTAATTGCTTGGGGACACTTTGCATTGTCTCAAAGTTAATACTCCTTTGTCCAAGCTTTCAGAATGTCTTAAAGATACCAAGTGCAATACTTGTGCTAATAGGGTGCAGCCGGTGCCTAGCAAGCGAACTATAGCTCTACTACGCCACA harbors:
- a CDS encoding uncharacterized protein (COG:S;~EggNog:ENOG410PSSX); translation: MGSSQSEESGAKAPTHIDYKLENIIAGALDDGGVPNVFCGHGLMSVYGLVQEQKSSTWVIPNFYIAEADSLLQEAGFHSCHRSYCEGYRPNKRPFAPAYHYHVQPRLNRPYNHVVLLYKMNDLFIDLAPVPTRLPPLDDPDYMLVDDPRLPDYNDEAGNGRWQSIRSIKIPKPARFIDAVVLLMVREWPQDPTSSIWYGYLSELLDHINESGDYELVPSWDVLGDVARGFVKFYFDGETKKSPCEVKNYISRLRDDMIEKTKLSLLLMADEDE